Proteins encoded by one window of Collimonas fungivorans:
- the nadC gene encoding carboxylating nicotinate-nucleotide diphosphorylase, producing the protein MSTSTSNSVSNLENRFAPFDAALQTAFDNNIRTAIAEDVGSGDLTGKLVPEQQMVKARVIVREQAVLCGAPWFEAVMRQLDERIRIDWSYAEGDLMSADSQVCLIDAPARALLTAERGALNFLQLLSGVASATRVYVNAIADTKAHILDTRKTLPGLRLAQKYAVRVGGGHNQRLALYDGILIKENHIAAAGGIAAAMQAAHKLDADVTVQIEVENLVQLDEALSAGANSVLLDNFSLDAMRDAVKLTDGRALLEASGGINMDTVRAIAETGVDRISIGSLTKDIRATDYSLRIIG; encoded by the coding sequence ATGAGTACATCCACCAGCAACTCAGTTAGCAATTTGGAGAATCGTTTCGCGCCGTTTGACGCTGCGCTGCAAACGGCGTTCGACAACAATATCCGCACCGCGATTGCCGAAGACGTCGGCAGCGGCGATCTGACCGGCAAGCTGGTTCCCGAGCAGCAGATGGTCAAGGCGCGCGTGATCGTGCGCGAGCAGGCCGTGCTGTGTGGCGCGCCATGGTTCGAAGCCGTGATGCGGCAGCTGGATGAACGCATCCGCATCGACTGGTCGTATGCCGAGGGCGACCTGATGAGCGCCGACAGCCAGGTCTGCCTCATCGATGCCCCGGCCCGGGCCTTGCTGACTGCCGAACGCGGCGCCTTGAATTTCCTGCAGCTGCTGTCCGGCGTGGCCAGCGCCACCCGCGTTTACGTCAACGCCATTGCCGATACCAAGGCGCATATCCTCGATACCCGCAAAACCCTGCCCGGCCTGCGCCTGGCGCAGAAATACGCAGTGCGCGTCGGCGGCGGCCACAACCAGCGGCTGGCCCTGTACGACGGCATCCTGATCAAGGAAAACCATATCGCCGCGGCCGGCGGCATCGCTGCCGCCATGCAGGCGGCGCACAAGCTGGATGCGGACGTTACGGTACAGATCGAAGTGGAGAACCTGGTGCAGCTGGATGAAGCGTTGAGCGCCGGCGCCAATTCGGTCCTGCTCGACAATTTCAGCCTCGACGCCATGCGCGACGCCGTCAAGCTGACCGACGGCAGGGCGCTGCTGGAAGCCTCCGGCGGCATCAATATGGATACGGTGCGGGCCATAGCGGAAACCGGCGTCGACCGGATTTCGATCGGCAGCCTGACCAAGGATATCCGGGCGACCGATTATTCACTGCGGATCATTGGATAA
- a CDS encoding MFS transporter: MTSKLPPSLVALTWSNLAAQSAEQLSLAATPIMAVLLLGAGPGEIGTLAAVQSLPFLLLSIPFGLLADRTSRKRLMVIAEVLRMLALLGVLTALLSGHLSIGLLAVLGFIGAVGTVGFSVAAPAIVPALVGRELLAKANGRLELARSTAFAAGPALGGALTSWAGASTAFVLAAILSGSAVVLLLQLREPQRAPAAPRHPLLELRDGAHMVWRDKLLRPILLTAVAWNISWFVLQAAYVPYAVRKLGLSAGEVGMTLGAYGVGMMLGALLTPRVVARLPFGRAIQIGPAISVLAAITMVATLLLPSGVLAAVAFFLFGVGPIIWVITSTTLRQTVTPGAMLGRVSAIFLTVNTGARPIGAALGGLVGARWGEPACLVLALAGFVVQAWIIFDSEVRVLERLPAPLA, from the coding sequence ATGACGTCAAAACTCCCTCCTTCCCTGGTCGCCCTCACCTGGTCCAACCTTGCCGCCCAATCGGCCGAACAGCTCAGCCTGGCGGCCACGCCCATCATGGCAGTGCTGTTGCTGGGCGCCGGCCCCGGCGAAATCGGTACGCTGGCCGCGGTGCAGTCGCTGCCGTTTCTCCTGCTCTCGATTCCATTCGGCCTGCTGGCCGACCGCACCTCGCGCAAGCGCCTGATGGTAATCGCCGAGGTGCTGCGCATGCTGGCCTTGCTGGGCGTGCTGACGGCGCTCCTGTCCGGTCACCTTTCGATCGGCTTGCTGGCGGTGCTCGGCTTCATCGGCGCCGTCGGCACTGTCGGTTTCAGCGTCGCCGCTCCTGCCATCGTGCCGGCGCTGGTAGGACGCGAACTGCTGGCGAAAGCCAATGGCCGGCTGGAACTGGCGCGCAGCACCGCCTTTGCCGCCGGTCCCGCCCTCGGCGGCGCGCTGACTTCATGGGCCGGCGCCTCGACCGCATTCGTGCTGGCGGCCATCCTGTCGGGCTCGGCCGTGGTGCTGCTATTGCAACTGCGCGAACCGCAGCGGGCGCCGGCAGCGCCGCGCCATCCGCTGCTGGAGTTGCGCGACGGCGCGCACATGGTCTGGCGCGACAAGCTGCTGCGGCCGATCCTGCTGACCGCCGTGGCCTGGAACATTTCCTGGTTCGTGCTGCAGGCTGCATATGTACCATACGCGGTGCGCAAGCTCGGCCTCAGCGCCGGCGAGGTCGGCATGACGCTCGGCGCCTATGGCGTCGGCATGATGCTGGGCGCGCTGCTGACGCCGCGGGTGGTGGCCAGGCTGCCGTTCGGCCGCGCGATCCAGATCGGCCCGGCGATCTCGGTGCTGGCGGCCATCACCATGGTGGCGACGCTGTTGCTGCCGAGTGGTGTGCTGGCGGCCGTGGCCTTCTTCCTGTTCGGCGTCGGCCCGATCATCTGGGTCATCACCTCGACCACGCTGCGCCAGACCGTCACGCCCGGCGCCATGCTGGGACGGGTCTCGGCGATTTTCCTGACGGTCAATACCGGCGCGCGGCCGATCGGCGCCGCACTGGGCGGCCTGGTCGGCGCACGCTGGGGCGAACCGGCCTGCCTGGTGCTGGCACTGGCCGGCTTCGTGGTGCAAGCCTGGATCATCTTCGATTCCGAGGTACGCGTGCTGGAGCGGCTGCCGGCGCCGCTGGCCTAG
- the nadA gene encoding quinolinate synthase NadA, translating into MQTHAIKTVEFERPQMDSGSSSCTAHAWARVPDTPTPDQKIALKERIRRLLKEQQAVLVAHYYVDGDLQDLAEETGGCVSDSLEMARFGRDHPAQTLVVAGVKFMGETSKILSPHKRVLMPDLDATCSLDLGCPADEFSAFCDAHPDRTVVVYANTSAAVKARADWMVTSSIGLDIVAHLHAQGKKILWAPDKHLGGYIQKQTGADMLLWQGSCLVHDEFKGVELELLRQQHPKAKILVHPESPEAVVAQADVVGSTTQLIAAAQSLDADEFIVATDNGILHKMRMAAPGKRFIDAPTAGNSATCKSCAHCPWMAMNGLQNLADVLEFGGNEIHVDAETGRKAVVCIDRMLDFAAQRKANVRPSSDLAQEQKLFSGIGPA; encoded by the coding sequence ATGCAAACCCACGCCATCAAAACCGTTGAATTCGAGCGGCCGCAAATGGACTCAGGCAGCAGCAGTTGCACCGCTCATGCCTGGGCTCGCGTCCCTGACACCCCCACCCCTGACCAGAAAATCGCCCTCAAGGAGCGCATCAGGCGCCTGCTGAAAGAACAGCAGGCAGTGCTGGTCGCGCATTATTACGTTGATGGCGATTTACAGGACCTGGCAGAAGAAACAGGTGGCTGCGTCTCCGATTCGCTCGAGATGGCGCGCTTCGGCCGCGACCACCCGGCCCAGACGCTGGTGGTTGCCGGCGTCAAGTTCATGGGCGAGACTTCAAAAATACTGAGCCCGCACAAACGCGTGCTGATGCCCGACCTGGACGCCACCTGCTCGCTCGACCTGGGTTGCCCGGCTGACGAATTTTCCGCTTTTTGCGATGCGCATCCGGATCGCACCGTGGTGGTATACGCCAACACCAGCGCTGCGGTCAAGGCGCGCGCCGACTGGATGGTGACATCGTCCATCGGCCTCGACATCGTGGCCCACCTGCACGCGCAGGGTAAAAAGATCCTGTGGGCGCCGGACAAACACCTGGGCGGCTATATACAGAAACAGACCGGCGCCGACATGCTGCTGTGGCAGGGTTCCTGCCTGGTGCATGACGAGTTCAAGGGCGTCGAACTGGAATTGCTGCGCCAGCAGCACCCGAAGGCCAAGATCCTGGTGCATCCGGAATCGCCGGAAGCGGTGGTGGCGCAAGCCGATGTGGTCGGCTCCACCACCCAGCTGATCGCCGCGGCCCAGAGCCTGGACGCCGATGAATTCATCGTCGCCACCGATAACGGCATCCTGCACAAGATGCGCATGGCGGCGCCCGGCAAACGTTTTATCGATGCGCCGACCGCCGGCAACAGCGCCACCTGCAAGAGCTGCGCGCATTGCCCGTGGATGGCGATGAACGGCTTGCAGAACCTGGCCGATGTGCTGGAATTCGGCGGCAATGAAATCCACGTCGACGCTGAAACCGGCCGCAAGGCGGTGGTCTGCATCGACCGCATGCTGGATTTCGCGGCCCAGCGCAAAGCCAATGTGCGCCCGTCCAGCGACCTGGCGCAAGAACAAAAACTGTTTTCAGGAATCGGTCCAGCATGA
- the nadB gene encoding L-aspartate oxidase, whose product MKFDVAIIGSGLAGLSVALHLAENNKVAVISKRALLDGASNWAQGGIAAVLDSGDSHEQHINDTLVAGAGLCDESATRFIVENGRAAIEWLIEQGVPFTPDASAELGFHLTREGGHSQRRIIHAADATGHAVQVTLEQKVRAHPNITLLEDHYAIDLITSKKVATGETGKSAPRCLGLYAKNVKTGKVLTLAANHTVLATGGAGKVYLYTTNPDSATGDGIAMAWRAGCRVANMEFIQFHPTCLYHPYAKSFLITEAIRGEGGVLKLPDTEGADAGMRFMPAHDERAELAPRDVVARAIDFEMKKRGLDHVDLDITHKSPEFLKEHFPTIYARCMELGIDITKQAIPVVPAVHFTCGGIVTDLNGRTDLPGLYAVGETAYTGLHGANRLASNSLLECVVVGRATAKFIAQQETPKAVPLPAWDESRVTDADEEVVISHNWDELRRFMWNYVGIVRTNKRLERAQHRIRLLKEEIDEYYAHFRISRDLLELRNLVQVASLIVESALSRHESRGLHYSQDYPETLAKALPSVLTPERR is encoded by the coding sequence ATGAAATTCGATGTCGCCATTATCGGCAGCGGCCTGGCCGGCCTGTCGGTCGCGCTGCACCTTGCCGAAAACAACAAGGTTGCCGTCATCTCCAAACGCGCGCTGCTCGACGGCGCCAGCAACTGGGCCCAGGGCGGCATCGCCGCCGTGCTCGATTCCGGCGACAGTCATGAACAGCATATCAACGACACCCTGGTCGCCGGCGCCGGCTTGTGCGATGAAAGCGCGACCCGCTTCATCGTCGAGAACGGCCGCGCCGCCATCGAATGGCTGATTGAACAGGGCGTGCCCTTCACACCCGACGCCAGCGCCGAACTGGGCTTCCACCTGACGCGCGAAGGCGGCCACAGCCAGCGCCGCATCATCCACGCCGCCGACGCCACCGGCCATGCGGTGCAGGTGACGCTGGAACAAAAGGTACGCGCCCATCCGAACATCACGCTGCTGGAAGATCACTACGCGATCGACCTGATCACGTCGAAGAAGGTAGCCACCGGCGAAACCGGCAAGAGCGCACCGCGCTGCCTCGGCCTGTACGCCAAGAACGTCAAGACCGGCAAGGTGCTGACCCTGGCCGCCAACCACACGGTGCTGGCCACCGGCGGCGCCGGCAAGGTCTACCTGTACACCACCAACCCCGACAGCGCCACCGGCGACGGCATCGCCATGGCCTGGCGCGCTGGCTGCCGGGTCGCCAACATGGAATTCATCCAGTTCCATCCGACCTGCTTGTACCACCCGTACGCCAAGTCTTTCCTGATTACCGAAGCGATACGAGGCGAAGGCGGCGTGCTGAAATTGCCGGACACCGAAGGCGCCGATGCCGGCATGCGTTTCATGCCGGCGCACGACGAGCGCGCCGAGCTGGCGCCGCGCGACGTGGTGGCGCGGGCGATCGACTTCGAGATGAAAAAACGCGGCCTGGACCACGTCGACCTCGACATCACCCACAAGTCGCCGGAATTCCTGAAAGAGCATTTCCCCACCATCTACGCGCGCTGCATGGAGCTGGGCATCGACATCACCAAGCAGGCGATCCCGGTGGTGCCTGCAGTGCACTTTACCTGCGGCGGCATCGTCACCGACCTGAACGGCCGCACCGACCTGCCCGGTTTGTATGCGGTCGGCGAAACCGCTTATACCGGTTTGCACGGCGCCAACCGCCTGGCCAGCAATTCGCTGCTGGAATGCGTGGTGGTGGGCCGCGCCACCGCCAAGTTCATCGCCCAGCAAGAGACGCCGAAAGCCGTCCCGCTGCCGGCCTGGGATGAAAGCCGCGTGACCGACGCCGACGAGGAAGTGGTGATCTCCCATAACTGGGACGAATTGCGCCGCTTCATGTGGAATTACGTCGGCATCGTGCGCACCAACAAACGCCTGGAGCGCGCCCAGCACCGGATCCGCCTGCTGAAGGAAGAAATCGACGAATATTATGCGCACTTCCGCATCAGCCGCGATTTGCTGGAATTGCGCAACCTGGTGCAAGTGGCGTCGCTGATCGTTGAAAGCGCCTTGTCGCGCCACGAGAGCCGCGGCCTTCACTACAGCCAGGATTATCCGGAAACGCTGGCCAAGGCTTTGCCCAGCGTGCTGACGCCGGAGCGCCGCTAA
- a CDS encoding ABC-F family ATPase — protein sequence MLSTANITMQFGPKPLFENISVKFGDGNRYGLIGANGCGKSTFMKILGGDLESSGGNVMLDQNERLGKLRQDQFAFEEMRVLDVVMMGHTEMWAAMAERDAIYANPEATDDDYMKAADLEAKFAEYDGYTAEARAGELLLGVGVSIDQHQGPMSNVAPGWKLRVLLAQALFSNPDILLLDEPTNNLDINTIRWLEDVLNQRNSTMIIISHDRHFLNQVCTHMADMDYGTLKVYPGNYDDYMLASSQARAQQLSVNAKAKDKVAELQDFVRRFSANKSKARQATSRAKQIEKIKVEDVKPSSRANPFVRFDGEKKLHRLAVEVQSISKTYDRPIFKNFNIMVEAGEKIAIIGANGAGKTTLLRSIGGSDIAGLAADSGLVKWAENANVGYMPQDPTDDFATDKTLTDWMGQWTQEGDDDQAVRSSLGRLLFSGDDVKKSVKVLSGGEKGRMMYGKLMLGRHNVLLLDEPTNHMDMESIESLNIALEKYAGTLIFVSHDREFVSSLATRVLEVKENEVVDFQGSYEDYLSSQGIE from the coding sequence ATGTTGTCCACCGCAAATATCACGATGCAGTTCGGCCCCAAGCCGCTGTTTGAAAACATTTCCGTCAAATTCGGCGATGGCAACCGTTATGGCCTGATCGGCGCCAACGGCTGCGGCAAGTCGACCTTCATGAAGATCCTGGGCGGCGACCTGGAGTCGTCGGGCGGCAACGTGATGCTCGATCAGAACGAGCGCCTGGGTAAATTGCGCCAGGACCAGTTCGCGTTTGAAGAAATGCGCGTGCTGGACGTGGTGATGATGGGACACACGGAAATGTGGGCGGCGATGGCTGAGCGCGACGCGATCTATGCCAATCCGGAAGCCACCGACGACGACTACATGAAGGCGGCCGACCTGGAAGCCAAGTTTGCCGAATACGACGGTTATACCGCCGAAGCGCGCGCCGGCGAACTGCTGCTGGGCGTGGGTGTCTCGATCGACCAGCACCAAGGCCCGATGAGCAATGTCGCGCCGGGCTGGAAACTGCGCGTGCTGCTGGCGCAGGCGCTGTTTTCGAATCCGGATATCCTGCTGCTCGACGAGCCGACCAACAACCTCGACATCAATACCATCCGCTGGCTGGAAGATGTGCTGAACCAGCGCAATTCGACCATGATCATCATTTCCCATGATCGCCACTTCCTGAACCAGGTGTGCACCCACATGGCCGACATGGACTACGGCACCCTGAAGGTTTATCCGGGCAATTACGACGACTACATGCTGGCTTCCTCGCAAGCGCGTGCGCAGCAGCTGTCGGTGAACGCCAAGGCCAAGGACAAGGTCGCCGAACTGCAGGATTTCGTGCGCCGCTTCTCGGCCAACAAATCGAAGGCGCGCCAGGCGACATCGCGCGCCAAGCAGATCGAAAAAATCAAGGTCGAGGATGTCAAGCCTTCGAGCCGCGCCAATCCTTTCGTGCGTTTCGACGGCGAGAAAAAACTGCATCGGCTGGCGGTGGAAGTGCAAAGCATCAGCAAGACGTATGACCGGCCGATTTTCAAGAACTTCAACATCATGGTCGAAGCCGGCGAAAAAATCGCCATCATCGGCGCCAACGGCGCCGGTAAAACCACCTTGTTGCGCAGCATCGGCGGCAGCGACATCGCCGGCCTGGCGGCCGACAGCGGCCTGGTGAAGTGGGCGGAAAATGCCAACGTCGGCTACATGCCGCAGGATCCGACTGACGATTTCGCCACCGACAAGACGCTCACCGACTGGATGGGGCAGTGGACCCAGGAAGGCGACGATGACCAGGCCGTGCGTTCCAGCCTGGGCCGCCTGCTGTTCAGCGGCGACGACGTCAAGAAGTCGGTCAAGGTGCTGTCCGGCGGTGAAAAGGGCCGCATGATGTACGGCAAGCTGATGCTGGGCCGCCATAACGTGCTGCTGCTGGACGAACCGACCAACCACATGGACATGGAGTCGATCGAGTCGCTCAACATCGCGCTGGAAAAATATGCCGGCACCCTGATCTTCGTCTCGCATGACCGCGAGTTCGTCTCATCGCTGGCCACCCGCGTGCTGGAAGTCAAGGAAAACGAAGTGGTCGACTTCCAGGGCTCCTACGAGGATTACCTGAGCAGCCAGGGCATCGAGTAA
- a CDS encoding LysR family transcriptional regulator, whose product MHLPLNSLRAFEVSARLLSFTRAASELNVTQAAISQQVKNLEERMGVQLFRRLPRGLALTDEGIALLPVLAESFGRIGAVLQQFGDGRRLREVLTVGAVGTFAVGWLIPRLRDFQQAHPFVDFRLFTNNNRVDIAGEGLDYAIRFGDGAWHSTEAEELLAAPLSPMCSPAIASFLRDPADLAGQILLRSYRTDEWAAWFAAADLPCPLLRGTVFDSSLTMAEAAAQGAGVALLPARMFARELQHGRLTRPFDIEIASGSYWLTRLKSKQATPAMQAFREWLLAAAN is encoded by the coding sequence ATGCACCTCCCCTTGAATTCCCTACGCGCTTTCGAAGTTTCTGCGCGCTTGCTCAGCTTCACCCGCGCGGCCTCCGAGCTGAACGTCACGCAAGCCGCGATCAGCCAGCAGGTAAAAAATCTTGAAGAAAGAATGGGCGTGCAACTGTTCCGCCGGCTGCCGCGCGGGCTGGCGCTGACCGACGAGGGCATCGCCCTGCTGCCGGTGCTGGCGGAATCGTTCGGACGCATAGGAGCCGTGCTGCAGCAGTTCGGCGACGGCCGCCGGCTGCGCGAAGTACTGACGGTGGGCGCGGTCGGCACCTTCGCCGTCGGCTGGCTGATCCCGCGCCTGCGCGATTTCCAGCAAGCCCACCCGTTCGTCGACTTCCGCCTGTTCACCAACAATAACCGAGTCGACATCGCCGGCGAGGGCCTGGACTACGCCATCCGTTTCGGCGACGGCGCCTGGCACTCGACAGAAGCTGAAGAGCTGCTGGCGGCGCCGCTGTCGCCGATGTGTTCGCCCGCCATCGCCTCTTTCCTACGCGATCCGGCCGACCTCGCCGGGCAAATATTGCTGCGCTCCTACCGCACCGACGAATGGGCCGCATGGTTCGCCGCCGCAGACCTGCCCTGCCCGCTGCTGCGAGGCACGGTATTCGATTCCTCGCTCACCATGGCCGAAGCCGCCGCCCAAGGCGCCGGCGTAGCGCTGCTGCCGGCCCGCATGTTCGCCCGCGAATTGCAGCACGGCCGCCTGACCCGCCCGTTCGACATCGAAATCGCCAGCGGCAGCTACTGGCTGACCCGCCTCAAATCAAAACAAGCCACCCCCGCGATGCAAGCCTTCAGAGAATGGCTGCTGGCAGCCGCCAATTAA
- the bla gene encoding class A beta-lactamase, with amino-acid sequence MKRRQFAGNLGAALGALVLSGYTQKSWASAAAAAKPVADPVTRQLRQIEAKSGGRLGVAILDTASGQSHAYRGDELFPMCSTFKLLAAGLTLHRVDQAQEQLARRIRYETAELVPYSPATEKHAGGDGMSVAELCEATLTLSDNTAANLLLHSFGGPTQLTAYLRSLGDKVTRLDRIEPDLNQATPGDPRDTTSPSAMLSTMQQLLLGNALSADSRKQLATWLLANKTGDKRLRALLPAGWRVADKTGSGAYGSTNDIGMLLPPGRAPLLVAAYLTGTKASEATRNATLAEVGRLAASLAAK; translated from the coding sequence ATGAAACGACGCCAGTTTGCCGGAAACCTGGGGGCAGCCTTGGGAGCGCTGGTCTTAAGCGGCTACACTCAGAAATCCTGGGCCTCGGCCGCCGCTGCCGCTAAGCCGGTCGCCGATCCGGTCACCCGGCAATTGCGCCAGATAGAGGCCAAGAGCGGCGGCCGCCTCGGCGTTGCCATCCTCGACACCGCTAGCGGACAAAGCCATGCCTATCGCGGCGATGAACTGTTTCCCATGTGCAGCACCTTCAAATTGCTGGCGGCGGGATTGACGCTGCATCGTGTGGACCAGGCGCAGGAGCAGCTGGCGCGGCGCATCCGCTACGAAACTGCCGAGCTGGTTCCGTATTCTCCCGCCACCGAGAAACATGCCGGCGGCGATGGCATGTCGGTGGCGGAACTGTGCGAAGCAACCCTCACCCTGAGCGACAATACCGCCGCCAACCTGCTGCTGCACAGCTTCGGCGGCCCGACTCAGCTGACGGCCTACCTGCGTTCCCTGGGCGACAAGGTGACCCGGCTTGACCGCATCGAGCCTGACCTCAACCAGGCCACCCCGGGCGATCCGCGCGATACCACGTCGCCCAGCGCGATGCTGTCCACCATGCAACAACTGCTGCTGGGAAATGCTTTGTCGGCCGATTCCCGCAAACAGCTGGCCACCTGGCTGCTGGCGAATAAAACCGGCGACAAGCGCTTGCGCGCCTTGCTGCCGGCCGGCTGGCGGGTAGCCGACAAGACTGGCTCTGGCGCCTACGGCAGCACCAACGACATCGGCATGCTGCTTCCGCCCGGCCGGGCACCGCTGCTGGTAGCGGCTTACCTGACCGGGACCAAGGCGTCGGAAGCAACGCGTAATGCAACCCTGGCAGAAGTCGGGCGCCTGGCGGCGTCGCTGGCGGCGAAGTAA
- a CDS encoding MFS transporter, producing MSAASQPITSAPSPAQNSARRVIFASFIGTAIEFYDFYVYATAAALVIGPVFFPHDSPTAQALSAFVTFGIAFIARPVGAFLFGHFGDRIGRKSTLVLSLLVMGVATTLIGFLPSYASIGALAPVLLCLLRFAQGIGLGGEWGGAALLATEYAPPGKRGRYGMFPQLGPSVGFLMANGLFLALALSLSDEQFKSWGWRIPFIFSAVLVVLGLYVRLKIAETPVFAAALEKHQRVKVPAVTLFQHHWRPVMLGAVAMIVCYTLFYIATVFSLSYGVTTLHIPRQEFLALLCLAVVFMALATPFSAMASDRFGRRPVLIVGTLAAIAAGFTMQPLFGSGNMVAIALFLIIFLFLMGVTFAPMGALLPELFPTSVRYTGAGVAYNIGGILGASVAPYIAQLLAQRGGLAYVGAYVSVAAALSLAAVLCMRETRDTNLQQL from the coding sequence ATGAGTGCAGCGTCGCAGCCAATCACATCTGCCCCAAGCCCTGCGCAGAACAGCGCCAGGCGCGTGATCTTCGCCAGCTTCATTGGCACCGCCATAGAATTCTACGACTTCTACGTCTACGCAACCGCGGCGGCGCTGGTCATCGGTCCGGTATTTTTCCCGCATGACTCACCGACGGCGCAAGCGCTGTCGGCTTTCGTCACCTTCGGCATCGCCTTTATCGCGCGCCCGGTCGGCGCCTTCCTGTTCGGCCATTTCGGCGACCGCATCGGACGCAAATCAACGCTGGTGCTGTCGCTGCTGGTAATGGGCGTAGCCACCACGCTGATCGGTTTCCTGCCGAGTTACGCCTCTATCGGTGCGCTGGCGCCGGTCCTGCTGTGCCTGCTGCGGTTTGCCCAGGGCATTGGCCTGGGCGGCGAATGGGGCGGCGCAGCGCTGCTGGCCACCGAATATGCGCCGCCGGGAAAACGCGGCAGGTACGGCATGTTCCCGCAGCTTGGCCCTTCAGTCGGTTTCCTGATGGCGAACGGCCTGTTCCTCGCCCTCGCCTTGAGCCTGTCGGATGAGCAGTTCAAGAGCTGGGGCTGGCGCATCCCTTTCATTTTCAGCGCGGTGCTGGTGGTGCTGGGCCTGTATGTGCGGCTGAAGATTGCCGAAACGCCGGTGTTTGCCGCGGCACTGGAGAAGCACCAGCGCGTGAAAGTGCCGGCTGTCACCCTGTTCCAGCATCACTGGCGGCCGGTGATGCTGGGCGCCGTGGCAATGATTGTCTGCTATACCTTGTTCTATATCGCGACCGTGTTCTCGCTGTCCTATGGCGTCACTACCCTGCATATCCCGCGCCAGGAATTCCTGGCGCTGCTATGCCTGGCAGTGGTGTTCATGGCGCTGGCCACGCCGTTCTCGGCCATGGCCAGCGACCGTTTCGGCCGGCGCCCGGTGCTGATCGTCGGCACCCTGGCGGCGATCGCGGCGGGCTTCACCATGCAACCGCTGTTCGGCAGCGGCAATATGGTAGCGATTGCCCTGTTCCTGATCATCTTCCTGTTCCTGATGGGCGTGACTTTCGCACCCATGGGAGCACTGCTGCCGGAACTGTTTCCCACCAGCGTGCGTTATACCGGCGCCGGTGTGGCATACAACATCGGCGGCATCCTCGGCGCATCGGTGGCGCCCTATATCGCGCAGCTGCTGGCGCAGCGTGGCGGCCTGGCTTATGTCGGCGCCTATGTATCGGTGGCCGCGGCGCTCAGCCTGGCTGCGGTGCTGTGCATGCGCGAGACACGCGATACCAACCTGCAGCAGCTCTAG
- a CDS encoding M20/M25/M40 family metallo-hydrolase has protein sequence MKQTSFSLKKSLLAALLLSAGLVQAAPVAPVYDLAQKEKPAMMDTMRDLVNIESGSGDLEGLARIAALIRDRLTQLGGKAELLDAPEIYRMGDTPEKIGQIVHAVFKGTGKRKIMLIAHMDTVYLRGMLKDQQFRVDGDKAYGLGIADDKQGVATILHTIAILQKIGFKDYDTLTVLINGDEEISSPGGRSLHTRLGAEQDAVFSYEGGGAQGQLRLATSGIAAAYLKVEGKSSHAGAAPEKGINALYELSHQVLQLSSLSQPERGLKLNWTVAQAGTNRNVIPASASAQADARALKVSDFQQLQEQLQERVKKQLIPDAKVHLTFEMRRPPLETNAASRAVSAYGQKIYQELDLPMTVVDVASGGGTDAAFAALKSKAAVVEGMGLSGYGAHSNDAEYVLLNTIVPRLYLSTRLIMDFAQGKVQ, from the coding sequence TTGAAACAGACATCCTTTTCCCTGAAAAAAAGCCTGCTTGCCGCCCTGCTATTGAGCGCCGGCCTGGTCCAGGCGGCGCCGGTGGCGCCGGTATACGACCTGGCGCAAAAAGAGAAGCCGGCGATGATGGACACCATGCGCGACCTGGTGAATATCGAATCGGGCAGCGGCGACCTTGAAGGCCTGGCCAGGATCGCCGCCTTGATCCGCGATCGCCTGACGCAGCTGGGCGGCAAGGCCGAACTGCTGGACGCGCCGGAAATCTACCGGATGGGCGACACTCCGGAAAAGATCGGGCAGATCGTACACGCGGTTTTCAAGGGCACCGGCAAGCGCAAGATCATGCTGATCGCACACATGGATACGGTGTACCTGCGCGGCATGCTGAAGGACCAGCAGTTCCGGGTTGACGGCGACAAGGCCTACGGCCTCGGCATCGCCGACGACAAGCAAGGCGTCGCCACCATACTGCACACCATCGCCATCCTGCAAAAAATCGGTTTCAAGGATTACGACACGCTGACGGTATTGATCAACGGCGACGAAGAAATCAGTTCGCCTGGCGGCCGCAGCCTGCATACCAGGCTGGGGGCCGAACAGGATGCCGTGTTTTCCTATGAAGGCGGCGGCGCCCAAGGCCAGCTGCGGCTGGCGACCAGCGGCATCGCCGCGGCTTACCTGAAGGTTGAAGGCAAATCCTCGCACGCCGGGGCGGCACCGGAAAAAGGCATCAACGCCTTGTATGAACTGTCGCACCAGGTGCTGCAGCTGAGCTCCTTGTCGCAGCCGGAACGCGGCCTGAAACTGAACTGGACCGTGGCGCAAGCCGGCACCAACCGCAACGTGATTCCAGCCAGCGCCAGTGCGCAAGCCGACGCCCGCGCCTTGAAAGTGAGCGATTTCCAGCAGCTGCAGGAACAGCTGCAAGAACGCGTCAAGAAACAGTTGATCCCGGACGCCAAGGTGCACCTGACATTTGAAATGCGGCGGCCGCCACTGGAAACCAACGCCGCTTCGCGCGCCGTCTCGGCTTACGGCCAGAAGATCTACCAGGAACTGGACCTGCCGATGACCGTGGTAGACGTAGCCAGCGGCGGCGGCACCGATGCGGCGTTCGCGGCATTAAAATCGAAAGCTGCGGTGGTGGAAGGAATGGGACTGAGCGGTTACGGCGCGCATTCGAACGACGCTGAATACGTCCTGCTGAACACCATCGTTCCGCGCCTGTATTTATCGACGCGGCTGATCATGGATTTTGCTCAAGGGAAAGTCCAGTAA